The following are from one region of the Gloeocapsa sp. DLM2.Bin57 genome:
- a CDS encoding stress response protein, translating to MVELKAKVVLKQKGEEAYITVKQLMVLLKWTASVDLDLMAFYETKDGRKGGVFSDNYPGGSLGSLNEFPYIQLSGDQGVGATGGDNQEVIRITKLDDIATVYICTLNYTDASEKRDTSFSEYDGGITVVNEIGESIGVPLDSQQSGQVAVIAKIDNTSPIGAKLINENKILDLGTFVSTIPGANLLVS from the coding sequence ATGGTAGAGTTGAAAGCAAAAGTAGTCCTCAAGCAAAAAGGTGAAGAAGCCTATATAACAGTTAAACAACTGATGGTTCTCTTAAAATGGACAGCTAGTGTAGATTTAGATTTAATGGCTTTCTATGAAACCAAAGACGGTAGAAAAGGTGGTGTCTTCTCTGATAACTATCCTGGAGGAAGTCTCGGTAGTCTAAACGAGTTCCCCTATATTCAACTTAGTGGCGATCAAGGGGTAGGTGCTACGGGTGGAGATAACCAAGAGGTGATCAGAATCACTAAATTAGACGATATCGCTACAGTCTATATCTGTACCCTCAATTATACCGACGCATCCGAAAAAAGAGACACTTCTTTTAGTGAATATGATGGTGGTATTACCGTTGTTAATGAGATAGGAGAATCCATCGGAGTTCCTCTTGATTCTCAACAATCTGGACAAGTAGCGGTTATCGCCAAAATCGATAATACTAGCCCTATTGGTGCTAAGTTAATTAACGAAAATAAAATTCTTGATTTGGGAACTTTTGTTAGTACTATTCCTGGAGCAAATTTATTAGTTAGTTAA
- a CDS encoding sensor histidine kinase, with protein MFQTIRFRLALWYTITTAVLILLFATGVYLYVRSTLVERIDDTLEHVVELMERSLLLEGVRNSANIPRVNESSLEDDRLEVEWFDSDRHLVWSTFTQPLAIPLTPSIYAKTVSLNNNEQFRQITKMIVIDNQPWGYLRVSHPWFEVSKPSRLLIRDLSLGSSLMIACVAASGWLLSGIAIKPVIESYQSLRQFTADASHELRNPLAMIQANVQMALAEEKDGKLNLDPQQLRVIERITQRLGRLVNDLLFLARADSGMTQMVTQPVPLDALLIEVIEEQRIFAQQKGIDLDLELTEEDLESEPFTIEGDWDQLARLFTNLISNSIAYSQNVIKVKVVRIKKGNRYHVQVQVSDRGCGIPSEALPHIFERFYRLDTVRTHVNGTGLGLAIALAIVENHQGQIKVESQPNQGTTFTVTFEKMRKERGTE; from the coding sequence ATGTTTCAAACTATCCGCTTTCGTCTAGCACTTTGGTACACTATTACCACAGCGGTTTTAATCTTATTATTCGCTACTGGAGTCTATCTATATGTACGCTCTACTCTAGTAGAAAGAATCGACGATACACTAGAACACGTTGTGGAATTAATGGAACGATCCTTATTACTAGAAGGAGTCAGAAACTCCGCTAATATCCCTCGAGTCAATGAGTCATCCCTAGAAGACGATCGCCTTGAGGTAGAGTGGTTTGACAGCGATCGCCATTTAGTTTGGAGTACTTTTACTCAACCCCTAGCAATTCCCCTGACTCCTAGTATCTATGCTAAAACTGTATCTCTCAACAATAATGAACAGTTTAGACAGATAACTAAGATGATCGTGATTGATAATCAACCATGGGGTTATCTGAGGGTTAGTCATCCCTGGTTTGAAGTAAGTAAACCTAGTCGTCTTTTAATCAGGGATTTAAGCTTAGGAAGTAGTCTGATGATCGCTTGTGTAGCAGCTTCAGGGTGGTTGTTATCAGGAATAGCTATTAAACCAGTAATCGAATCCTATCAAAGTTTACGCCAATTTACCGCTGATGCTTCTCACGAATTGCGCAACCCCCTAGCGATGATTCAAGCTAATGTCCAAATGGCTTTAGCCGAGGAAAAAGACGGGAAATTAAACCTAGATCCGCAACAATTAAGAGTAATCGAGAGAATAACCCAAAGATTAGGACGTTTAGTCAATGATTTGTTGTTTCTAGCCCGCGCAGATAGCGGAATGACCCAAATGGTGACTCAACCTGTTCCCCTAGACGCTTTGTTAATCGAAGTAATCGAAGAACAACGTATTTTCGCTCAACAAAAAGGTATTGATTTAGACTTAGAATTAACCGAGGAAGATTTAGAATCAGAGCCATTTACCATTGAGGGGGATTGGGATCAATTAGCGCGTTTATTTACCAATTTGATTAGTAATAGTATTGCCTATAGTCAAAATGTAATAAAAGTGAAAGTAGTTAGAATCAAAAAAGGTAATCGTTATCATGTACAGGTACAAGTAAGCGATCGCGGTTGTGGGATACCATCTGAAGCCCTTCCCCATATTTTTGAACGCTTTTATCGTCTTGATACAGTACGTACTCACGTCAATGGTACTGGTTTAGGATTGGCGATCGCTCTTGCTATAGTAGAAAATCACCAAGGACAAATTAAAGTAGAAAGTCAACCTAATCAAGGTACAACATTTACTGTAACTTTTGAAAAAATGAGGAAGGAAAGGGGGACGGAGTAA